The genomic region CGGCCGCGCAGCGAAGGAATTCCGCGGCGACATCGGGGTCGTCGGTCCGCACGAAGGCCTGGGCGAGCACGGCGTATCCGCGCTGGCCCGGCAGTTCCACGGTGTCGGCCGCCTCGGCGGCGGCCGCGGCCCAGTTGCGGGCCGCGGCGTGGTTGCCCCGGGCCGCCTCGGCCCGGGTGGCGGTACAGCACCACATGGCCCGCAAGGCGGGCAAGGGCACCGGACGGCCCGGTTCGACGATGGCGCGGATGAGGTCCAGGCAGTCGTCGGGGCGGCCCTGCTCCAGGCGCAGCGCGGCCAGCATGCCGGCGGACGCCTCCCAGAGCCGTCCGCGACGGGTGACGGCGCGAAGGGCCTGCTCGATGGTTCCGGCCGCCGAGGTGGGGCCGGTCCGCTGGGCGGTCGCCGCGGCTCGCAGGGTCAGCGCGAAGGCGACGAGGTTCGGCAGGGCGAGCTGATGCGCCGTCTCCTCGGCGCTTCCGGCCGAAGCCGCGCTGCCCTCCAGCTCGCCGGTCGCCTGCTGTGCGTACGACTGGCACAGCAGCAGATGGGGCAGCAGGTGGCTCTGCCCGGTCCGCCGGGCGAGGGCGACGCCGCGGGTGGTGTGGCGCAGGGCATCGTGGTGGCGCTCGGACAGCGCTTCGGCCCAGCCCAACTGGACGGCCCCGTCGAGGCAGCCGGCCAGTTCCCCGTCCTTCATCGCGTCGAACGAGGCTGCCGCTTCGGCCGCGTGCGTTCGGGAGGGCTCCAGGCGTCCGCTGTACGCGGCGCCCAGGGCGCGGCAGGCGGCGACGGCGGTGCGGATCCTGCGGTCGGAGGTGCTCACTCGGAGCGTGTCGAGCAGGCGCGCGGCCTCGTCGTACCTGCCCTGCGCCGTGCGCACGATGGCGAGTTGCAGCCGGAGCGGGTCGGCCCGGGAGTCGTGTTGCGGCCAGCGGGCCAGTTCGCGTTCCAGAACGGAGCCGTTCGACCGCGGGGTGAGGGTGCGTTCGACTGCCGACCCGACCGCCACCAGGGGTACCCGCAGCTCGGGTCGGCTGGGCGGCACCAGCTCGAGGGCCTGGCCCAGGCTGTCGCGACACCCGGTCAGGTCGCCGGTCATGGCGACGGCTTCGGCCAGCCCCAGCAGCATGCCGAGTCTGCGCGGGGCCAGATCCCCGGAGCGGTCCGTGGCGGACAGGCGCAGCGCGGCGCGCAGCCAGGTGGCGGCGGTGGCAGGGGAGAGGTGGCGGGTCGAGGCAGCCGCCTCGACCAGGACCGCGATCGCCTCCCGGTCCCCGGGGCGCGCCGAGCGCGCGACATGGGGGGCGCGTTCCACGGGGCCGGCCCCGCTGTCGCGCAGCGCCAGGTCGGCGCGGCGGTGCGCGGCCAGGGCCCAGCCCGGCGGGGTGTCCCTGGACACCGCCTCGCGCAGGACGAGGTGGCGTGACCGCAGCAGCCGGTGCAGGTCGGACGGCGGTCCCGCAGGGTTGGCGGCTCGGACGAGGTCGAGTGCGGACAGTCCGTCGAGGGCCTCCAGGGCCCGCTGCTCGGGGAGGTCGGCCACCGCCGCGAGCAGCAGCGGGTCGAAGGGGTCGCCGAGCACGGACGCGGCACGCAGCACGGCGAGTTCGTCGTCGCAGAGCACGGCGGTCTCCCGGATCAGGGCCGCCCGTACGGTCTCCGGCAGGCCCACGGCGGTGGTGCTGCTCGCCAGTTCGCCCAGCAGGCCCAGATACAACGGGTTGCCCTCGCCGGCCGTGCAGAGCCGGTCCCGCTGGTCGCGGGTGTGCCCGGGACCGAGCAGGGTTTCGCAGGCTTCCCGGTCCAGCGGCGCGAGCGGGAGGCGGACGACCCGGTAGTGCGCCGCCGGGTGCTGGAGCGCCGCCAGGAGTCGAGCCGGGGACTGCCGCGGCCGGTGACCGCAGGCAAGGATCAACGGTGTGCCGGGCGCTGCGCGAAGGAGTTCGTGCAGGAGGTCGAGCGTGGCTTCACCGGCCCAGTGCAGGTCGTCCAGGCACAGCAGGACCCCGCGGCCACGGTCGGCCGCCGCGAGGAGCTGGGCTAGTGCCGCGTCAGGCAAGTTTTGCCCGTCAAGGAGCGGCGTCCGGTGCGTGCTCTCGGCGTGCCGGCCGGAAGTCCTCGTACTGGACGTACTTGGGCTTTCGGCCGGTGCGGCGAGAGTGCGTGCCGGGCGTCGCGACGGGGCGAAGGTTGCCTGACGCGGCACTAGGCCCTGGCGCGGCAGGTGACTTCCGGACTGCTCCGGCGAGGCGGTCCGGAGCAGGTCCAGCACGAGGGGGCGGCGCGGTTCGAAGGCCGAGGAGCGGTCGGAGAGGACGGTCAGCCCCTCGGCCCGGGCGAGCTTCTCGAGTTCGGCGAGCAGGGCGGACTTGCCCAGGCCCGGGTCGCCGGCGATCTCGATGACGGTGGAGGCTCCGTCCGCGCATGCGGTGACGGCTGATTCCAGGACTGACATCTCGTGTTCCCGGCCGGTCAGCGGCGGGTTCTGTTCCCTCATAGGCATCCCCTCTGGCGTGCTGAGGCCCCGTGGAGTCGATCGTCAGCCATGGCCCGCCGCAGCAGCTTCCGTGGAACTACGTGAGCCCCTTACGCAACTGCCGGTGTCCAGGGGAGAAACGAGGGTCGCACCCTCATGTTGGGCCCCCGGTCCGCTGCCAGATTGGCCGTCAAGGTCGCTGCCGAGCGGCGGATCGATGGATGGGGTAGTCACATGCATGACTTTCGCTTGCAGTCGGTGGTGGAGGCGGTTCTCGCCGAGCGCGGGCTGGAGGGCTGGACGTTCAACGAGGACAAGGTCTGGTGCCGGGTGACACCGGCCGGCGACGGCGGGACCGACCGGATCCAGGGGTGGAAGCTCCACGTCTCCGCGACGCGGTTGTCCGCGCCGGAGGTGCTGTACCGGGTCGCCCACGTCCTGGTCCCGCGCGGGGTGGCGTTCAAGTTCTCCCGGAGCATCCGGATGGTCGAGGAGATGACCGGCGAGCGGTACGACCGGGCCCAGTGCGGGAAGATCATCGCCATCTACCCGTCCGACGAGGACCAGTTCCGGGAACTCGCCACGGCGCTGGACAAGGCCACGGCGGGGCTGCCCGGGCCGGCCGTCCTGAACGACCGGCCGGTGCGGCCCGGCAGCCTGGTGCACTACCGGTTCGGCGCGTTCCGGGGCGTGCCGGTCCTCACCGACGACGGGGTGTTCGAGATCCGGGTCGCCGATCCGGACGGGACCCCGGTCGAGGACGTGCGCAAGCCGTGGTTCTGCCCGCCGTCCTGGGCCGAACTGCCGTACCCCGCCCCGCCGAAGACGACCAAGCCCGGCGCGCTGCTCGCCGACCGCTTCGAGGTCCGCCAGGCGATCCGCCACTCCGCCCGGGGCGGCGTGTACAAGGCGCTGGACCACCGGACCGGCGCGGAGGTGATCGTCAAGCAGGCCCGCGCCTACGTGGGCGGGCGGCTGAACGGCGACGACTGCCGGGCCGGCCTGCGCAACGAGTGGGACGCCCTGACCGCCCTGGCCGGGATCGCCGCCGAGCCGGTCGACATCTTCGACCTCAACGGCCACACCTTCCTGGTGGAGTCCCTCGTCCCCGGGACGACCCTGGCCCAGTGGGTCGACGAGCAGTTGGCGGGCAACGACGGGCAGGCCGGCCTGGCACCGGCTCAACTGCTGGACATGGCCCGGAAGCTGACCGAGCTGATGGCCGAGGTTCACGCGCGCGGGCTGG from Kitasatospora azatica KCTC 9699 harbors:
- a CDS encoding helix-turn-helix transcriptional regulator is translated as MREQNPPLTGREHEMSVLESAVTACADGASTVIEIAGDPGLGKSALLAELEKLARAEGLTVLSDRSSAFEPRRPLVLDLLRTASPEQSGSHLPRQGLVPRQATFAPSRRPARTLAAPAESPSTSSTRTSGRHAESTHRTPLLDGQNLPDAALAQLLAAADRGRGVLLCLDDLHWAGEATLDLLHELLRAAPGTPLILACGHRPRQSPARLLAALQHPAAHYRVVRLPLAPLDREACETLLGPGHTRDQRDRLCTAGEGNPLYLGLLGELASSTTAVGLPETVRAALIRETAVLCDDELAVLRAASVLGDPFDPLLLAAVADLPEQRALEALDGLSALDLVRAANPAGPPSDLHRLLRSRHLVLREAVSRDTPPGWALAAHRRADLALRDSGAGPVERAPHVARSARPGDREAIAVLVEAAASTRHLSPATAATWLRAALRLSATDRSGDLAPRRLGMLLGLAEAVAMTGDLTGCRDSLGQALELVPPSRPELRVPLVAVGSAVERTLTPRSNGSVLERELARWPQHDSRADPLRLQLAIVRTAQGRYDEAARLLDTLRVSTSDRRIRTAVAACRALGAAYSGRLEPSRTHAAEAAASFDAMKDGELAGCLDGAVQLGWAEALSERHHDALRHTTRGVALARRTGQSHLLPHLLLCQSYAQQATGELEGSAASAGSAEETAHQLALPNLVAFALTLRAAATAQRTGPTSAAGTIEQALRAVTRRGRLWEASAGMLAALRLEQGRPDDCLDLIRAIVEPGRPVPLPALRAMWCCTATRAEAARGNHAAARNWAAAAAEAADTVELPGQRGYAVLAQAFVRTDDPDVAAEFLRCAADLFASAGLSPAEAQARLLLGRSLADGHRLDEAALAVGRAKQLADDCGAAHLGILAVNAQRRIGGHRPRPGRRAPAHPAHPALSEQERRIAELVAAGRSNRAIAAELFISVKTVEGHLTRIFRKLHVTSRSGLVTALGILEAA